The genome window CGAGCTGTGCCAGGCGTCGGGAATCACCTTCATCGGTCCCTCCCCCTCCGCCATCAACGCGATGGGCAGCAAGATCAAAGCCCGCGACCTCGCAAAAGAAATCGGCGTTCCGGTCGTCCCTGGTACCGAAGGCGGCGTCACGGATATCAAAGAGGCCCTGGCCTTCGCCAAAGAAGCCGGCTATCCGGTCATGATCAAAGCCAGCGCCGGCGGCGGCGGACGCGGACTCCGCGTCGTCCGGACAGATGCCGAGCTGCGTGAAAATATGGAAGTGGCCTCCCGCGAGGCATTGGCCGCTTTCGGCGACGGCGCTGTCTTCATCGAAAAATACGTCGAGCGCCCCCATCACATCGAATTCCAGATCCTCGCGGACAAACACGGCAATACCATTCATCTGGGCGAACGGGACTGCTCCATCCAACGCCGCCATCAGAAGCTGATTGAAATCGCGCCGTCGCTGATCCTGACCCCGCGCCTGCGAGCCGAGATGGGCGCCTCCGCCATCCAGATCGCGAAAGCCGTTTCCTACGACAACGCCGGCACCGTCGAGTTCCTGCTCGATCAAGACGGCCGGTACTACTTCATGGAGATGAACCCGCGCATTCAGGTCGAGCATACGGTGACCGAACAGATCACCGCCATCGACATCGTGCGCAATCAGATCTCGATCGCCGCCGGGAAGCCGTTGGAGATTCAGCAGTCCGACGTCACGTTGCAGGGTTTCTCCATTCAGTGCCGCATCAACGCCGAAGACCCGCGCAATAACTTCCGGCCCTGCACCGGCACCATTACCGCCTATCTGTCGCCCGGCGGCATCGGCGTCCGCATCGACGGCGCCGTGTATAAGGACTACACCGTTTCGCCCTACTACGACGCGCTGCTGGCGAAGTTGACCGTCCGCGGACGGACGTGGGAAGAAACCGTGAGCCGTATGCGCCGGTCCCTGGAAGAATATGTGCTGCGAGGCGTCAAGACCACCATCCCCTTTATGAAGGCGATTATGCAGGATCAGGACTTCCGGGCCGGACGGTTCGATACCTCCTATCTTGATACGCATCCGGACCTCTTCAACTACGACGACGTGGAACAGCCGGAAGACCTGGTTCTGGCCATCGCTGCGGCTATCGCCGCCTACGAAGGCCTCTAGCCGGGTTGGCCGAAACCACCTGACAACACACGCACCACACCTATTTAAGGGCACGCAACGACGATGGCGGCACGAAAACCAGCAAAGTCAAAGAAAGCAGTGATCAATAAACCCGCTCGCGGACCGGT of Nitrospira sp. contains these proteins:
- the accC gene encoding acetyl-CoA carboxylase biotin carboxylase subunit; the protein is MFKKILVANRGEIAMRIIRACRELNIATAAIYSEADSTGIYVKKADEAYLVGPGPVKGFLDKQQIVDLALRIGADAIHPGYGFLSENAEFAELCQASGITFIGPSPSAINAMGSKIKARDLAKEIGVPVVPGTEGGVTDIKEALAFAKEAGYPVMIKASAGGGGRGLRVVRTDAELRENMEVASREALAAFGDGAVFIEKYVERPHHIEFQILADKHGNTIHLGERDCSIQRRHQKLIEIAPSLILTPRLRAEMGASAIQIAKAVSYDNAGTVEFLLDQDGRYYFMEMNPRIQVEHTVTEQITAIDIVRNQISIAAGKPLEIQQSDVTLQGFSIQCRINAEDPRNNFRPCTGTITAYLSPGGIGVRIDGAVYKDYTVSPYYDALLAKLTVRGRTWEETVSRMRRSLEEYVLRGVKTTIPFMKAIMQDQDFRAGRFDTSYLDTHPDLFNYDDVEQPEDLVLAIAAAIAAYEGL